In Terriglobales bacterium, a single window of DNA contains:
- a CDS encoding HAD family hydrolase, giving the protein MTFICKAFLFDLDGVLVDSTPSVARIWKRWALEHNLNPELVVAHAHGRRSIETIREFAPHLDAEQENRRVENMEITDKDGITPIPGALELLRRLPVDRFAVVTSGTRPLAKSRLEYAGFIWPPHSVTAEDVIHGKPSPEPYLKGAALLGFQPADCLVFEDTVAGIRAGKAAGMRVIGLTTTCSPDELKLADALVPSLEHVKVEFVDEAFRLDVRQT; this is encoded by the coding sequence GTGACTTTCATCTGCAAAGCTTTCCTCTTCGACCTCGATGGTGTTCTTGTGGATTCCACTCCTTCTGTAGCACGGATCTGGAAGAGGTGGGCACTCGAACACAACCTGAATCCCGAACTCGTGGTTGCTCACGCCCACGGCCGCCGCAGCATTGAGACCATCCGCGAATTTGCTCCCCACCTGGACGCAGAACAAGAGAACCGCCGAGTTGAGAACATGGAGATTACCGATAAGGATGGGATCACACCCATCCCCGGCGCGTTGGAGCTTCTGCGCCGTCTGCCGGTTGACCGGTTTGCAGTCGTCACCTCCGGCACGCGTCCTCTGGCCAAATCACGGCTGGAATACGCCGGATTCATCTGGCCGCCACACTCCGTCACCGCCGAGGACGTTATTCACGGCAAGCCATCTCCGGAACCATATCTCAAGGGCGCCGCTCTGCTGGGCTTTCAGCCCGCCGATTGCCTGGTCTTTGAAGATACAGTCGCCGGCATTCGCGCGGGCAAAGCCGCCGGCATGCGGGTCATCGGTCTTACGACTACCTGTTCGCCGGATGAATTGAAACTGGCGGATGCGCTCGTACCTTCTTTGGAGCACGTTAAGGTCGAATTTGTCGACGAAGCGTTCCGGCTCGACGTGAGACAAACGTGA